The Gymnodinialimonas sp. 57CJ19 genome includes a window with the following:
- a CDS encoding RidA family protein — protein MIERKHTNARMSRIVTHNRTVYLCGQVGSGASVTEQTRDCLARVNALLDEAGSSKAHILQATIWLAHMADFDEMNKVWDAWVPKGHAPARACGEARLAGSDLLVEIIVTAAIKEQETL, from the coding sequence GTGATCGAGCGTAAACACACGAACGCAAGGATGAGCCGGATCGTCACCCACAACCGGACTGTGTATCTCTGTGGGCAGGTTGGCAGCGGTGCCAGCGTGACCGAGCAGACCCGCGATTGCCTTGCGCGTGTGAATGCGCTGTTGGACGAAGCCGGATCCTCGAAGGCGCATATTCTGCAAGCGACGATTTGGCTGGCCCACATGGCCGATTTCGATGAAATGAACAAAGTCTGGGACGCTTGGGTGCCAAAGGGTCACGCCCCGGCACGGGCCTGTGGCGAAGCGCGCCTGGCGGGGTCCGACCTGTTGGTCGAGATCATCGTCACGGCGGCAATAAAGGAGCAAGAAACGCTATGA
- a CDS encoding ABC transporter permease, with protein MKNTFRQFGTLIGFGCIVAFFAFQLPETFLTARNLINISQQLSMLAVVAATMTIVMVMGDFDLSVGSMASLAGIVAAVVFAADYPIWMGILAALLIGLAGGLFNGVLVSIFGILPFVATLGTLTVYSGAAFFISDGKTIFGRDIPREFSGFARAGFEFGDIRIPFLTITAGIVIFLCWFLLEQTTYGRRLYAIGGNKDAAHLAGIQVKRLRLIAFGLTGIGAATAGLMYAARVASANPTQGSGLMLDAIAAVFLGMTMSRQSEPRVLFTLVGVLMLGILDNGLTQLQVDSYIREILVGLIVISAVAVSSISKSRN; from the coding sequence ATGAAAAATACGTTTCGCCAATTTGGAACGCTGATTGGGTTCGGCTGCATCGTCGCGTTCTTCGCGTTTCAACTGCCTGAAACTTTTCTGACTGCACGCAACCTGATCAACATCAGTCAACAGCTGTCGATGCTGGCGGTTGTGGCAGCAACTATGACGATTGTCATGGTTATGGGCGACTTCGACCTCTCGGTCGGGTCCATGGCCTCGCTTGCAGGCATCGTCGCGGCCGTTGTCTTCGCGGCGGATTATCCGATTTGGATGGGCATTCTCGCGGCGCTTTTAATCGGGTTGGCCGGTGGCCTATTTAACGGGGTGCTCGTGTCTATTTTCGGAATCTTGCCATTCGTTGCCACACTGGGAACTCTCACAGTCTACAGTGGTGCGGCCTTCTTTATTAGCGACGGCAAGACTATCTTTGGCCGTGATATCCCAAGAGAGTTTTCCGGTTTTGCAAGAGCCGGGTTCGAATTTGGTGATATCAGGATCCCATTCCTGACCATCACTGCCGGGATCGTCATCTTCCTGTGCTGGTTCCTGTTGGAACAAACAACCTATGGTCGCAGGCTGTATGCTATCGGCGGTAACAAGGATGCCGCACACCTCGCCGGCATACAGGTCAAACGTCTTCGTCTGATAGCCTTCGGATTAACGGGGATCGGGGCTGCGACTGCGGGCCTTATGTATGCAGCTCGCGTGGCGTCAGCGAACCCAACGCAAGGATCCGGGCTGATGCTAGACGCAATTGCGGCAGTGTTTTTGGGTATGACCATGTCGCGGCAAAGCGAACCTAGGGTTTTGTTTACGCTCGTCGGCGTTCTGATGTTGGGCATCCTCGATAACGGGCTGACCCAACTCCAGGTTGATAGCTACATACGCGAAATCTTGGTCGGCTTGATCGTGATCTCAGCCGTGGCGGTGTCGTCCATCTCCAAGTCCAGAAATTGA
- the rocF gene encoding arginase, which yields MSTQTCILIGAGMDCGKRRRGCIMGPDAYRTAGLAETLADLGWATIDRGNLPGPAWVANAPEGAVHAHSETIEWTRILAEAAESAIGDGFPIFMGGDHALSLGTVAGVAAHAADQNRPLFVLWLDAHPDINTPSSTTSGNLHGTPIAYVTGQGDFDGFPPLKAAVPPENVCFIGLRSVDAPERAFITQSGMTAIDMRQIDEHGIAAPLSEFLAKVEQAGGLLHVSLDVDFLDPSIAPAVGTTVPGGATFREAHLVMEMLHDSGHVTSLDLVELNPFLDDRGRTANLMVDLTASLFGRRVFDRRTNSHS from the coding sequence ATGAGCACGCAAACCTGTATTCTGATCGGCGCTGGCATGGATTGCGGCAAACGCCGCCGGGGCTGCATCATGGGGCCGGATGCCTATCGCACCGCCGGGCTGGCCGAGACCTTGGCGGATCTTGGTTGGGCAACGATCGACCGGGGCAACCTGCCCGGACCGGCGTGGGTCGCCAATGCCCCCGAGGGTGCGGTTCATGCCCACTCGGAGACCATCGAGTGGACCCGCATCCTGGCCGAGGCGGCAGAGTCCGCCATAGGCGATGGCTTCCCGATCTTCATGGGCGGTGATCACGCGTTGTCCTTGGGCACAGTTGCGGGTGTTGCGGCCCATGCAGCGGACCAGAACCGCCCATTGTTCGTCCTGTGGCTGGATGCGCATCCCGATATCAACACGCCCAGTTCCACCACTTCCGGCAACCTGCATGGCACCCCGATCGCCTATGTCACCGGACAGGGCGATTTCGACGGTTTCCCACCGCTGAAAGCCGCCGTGCCGCCCGAAAATGTGTGTTTCATCGGCTTGCGCTCTGTCGATGCGCCAGAGCGGGCATTCATCACGCAATCAGGCATGACCGCCATCGACATGCGCCAGATCGACGAGCACGGCATAGCCGCCCCGCTGTCGGAATTCCTTGCAAAGGTCGAGCAAGCGGGCGGCTTGCTGCATGTCTCGCTGGACGTGGATTTCCTTGACCCATCCATCGCGCCTGCCGTGGGCACCACGGTGCCTGGCGGTGCCACCTTCCGCGAAGCGCATCTGGTGATGGAGATGTTGCACGACAGCGGACACGTCACCTCTCTTGATCTGGTGGAGTTGAACCCCTTCCTTGATGACCGGGGCCGCACTGCCAACCTTATGGTCGATCTGACCGCCTCGCTCTTCGGGCGTCGCGTATTCGACCGCCGTACCAATAGCCATTCCTGA
- a CDS encoding substrate-binding domain-containing protein, with product MKFILKTAASVLALTASSAFAETIAVITPYLAQPGTQAAIEGFEAAAAENGWDVNVIDTAGDVAAVISRIEDSVIQNVDAIVLNVDPAQVNVGLLTAADAGIPVVGLDAGADDLLVANVTSNGYAMAAETSVYVADRIGGSGNVVMFVFDAFPPVQIRSVVADAVFGNYPDIDVLDRVTPDVSDGGIADSRAMMEAILAANPEPGSISAVWAAWDQPALGALQAIEDAGRGDEGIVITGIDANPQARDAIAAGGNFEASIAQDFNLMGVQAASVLEVVLGGGEHRASVVYVPTQLINAANAAE from the coding sequence ATGAAATTTATTTTGAAAACTGCAGCGTCAGTTCTGGCGCTTACCGCGTCATCAGCCTTTGCGGAAACCATTGCGGTGATCACGCCATATCTCGCGCAGCCCGGTACGCAAGCCGCTATTGAAGGATTCGAGGCCGCAGCTGCGGAAAACGGCTGGGACGTGAACGTGATCGATACAGCGGGCGATGTTGCTGCTGTGATCAGTCGAATTGAAGACTCCGTGATCCAGAACGTAGATGCGATTGTACTGAACGTTGATCCCGCGCAAGTGAATGTCGGTCTTTTGACCGCTGCGGACGCCGGGATTCCTGTAGTCGGCCTCGATGCTGGCGCTGACGATCTTCTTGTCGCAAATGTGACGTCAAACGGTTACGCAATGGCCGCAGAAACATCCGTATATGTAGCCGACCGCATCGGCGGATCGGGCAACGTTGTGATGTTCGTATTTGATGCTTTCCCACCTGTCCAAATCCGCAGCGTAGTTGCGGATGCGGTGTTTGGAAACTATCCCGACATCGACGTTTTGGACCGTGTAACACCTGACGTGTCTGACGGTGGCATTGCCGATAGCCGCGCCATGATGGAAGCCATTCTGGCCGCTAACCCTGAACCGGGGTCGATTTCCGCTGTTTGGGCGGCTTGGGATCAGCCCGCACTTGGTGCCCTCCAAGCGATTGAAGATGCTGGTCGTGGTGATGAGGGTATTGTGATCACCGGTATTGACGCCAACCCTCAGGCACGCGATGCGATTGCCGCTGGTGGCAATTTCGAAGCCTCAATCGCCCAAGATTTCAATCTAATGGGTGTGCAGGCAGCGAGCGTCTTAGAGGTTGTGTTAGGTGGCGGCGAACACCGCGCCAGCGTCGTCTATGTTCCAACACAGCTTATCAACGCAGCCAACGCAGCTGAATAA
- a CDS encoding ABC transporter permease, protein MEQILSYIPLDIALIAENFDRFLYGVWMTLNLTVLALVFGGLLAIPLAIARASKHPIFNPIVWGYTYVLRGTPLLVQVYLIYFGLGQFEVIRESWLWDPILSSAWWCALIAFTLNTSAYTTELLRGAIADTPKGEVEAAIATGHSYRSRMRRIILPSAFRRAIPAYSNEVIFMLHGSVVASTITLQDILGVGRWLNGRFYLAYEGFITAALLYFLIVLAITQVFRWIERRYLRHLTRRETEATLPVVPDANR, encoded by the coding sequence ATGGAACAAATCCTCTCTTATATCCCCCTCGATATTGCCCTGATCGCCGAGAACTTCGACAGGTTCCTGTACGGTGTCTGGATGACGCTGAACCTGACGGTTCTGGCGCTTGTATTCGGCGGTTTGTTGGCCATCCCCTTGGCAATTGCACGGGCATCGAAGCATCCGATCTTCAACCCGATCGTCTGGGGCTACACCTATGTTCTGCGCGGCACGCCGCTGTTGGTGCAGGTCTACCTGATCTACTTCGGACTGGGACAGTTCGAGGTAATCCGCGAAAGCTGGCTTTGGGACCCGATCCTGTCGTCAGCCTGGTGGTGCGCGTTGATCGCGTTCACCCTGAACACCTCGGCGTACACCACCGAACTGTTGCGCGGCGCCATCGCCGACACCCCCAAAGGTGAGGTCGAAGCAGCCATCGCGACGGGCCACTCGTACCGCTCTCGGATGCGGCGCATCATCCTGCCGTCAGCCTTTCGGCGCGCAATCCCCGCCTATTCGAACGAGGTCATCTTCATGTTGCACGGCTCGGTCGTGGCCAGCACGATCACGTTGCAGGATATCCTGGGTGTCGGGCGCTGGCTGAACGGGCGGTTTTATCTGGCCTATGAGGGCTTCATCACCGCAGCCCTGCTTTATTTCCTGATCGTCTTGGCGATCACCCAAGTCTTCCGCTGGATTGAGCGGCGCTACCTGCGGCATCTGACCCGCCGCGAAACCGAGGCAACCCTACCGGTCGTGCCGGATGCAAACAGATAA
- a CDS encoding serine hydrolase, protein MLNKMRLPAWSRLDGFVSRIGAACLCAWPIAAPSLSAQTVTVSPAQYSALPVPEEQVDRAIVRLDALAEDMLERSGIPGLAVAVVWNGETVYSRGFGLRRVDADVAVDADTVFLLASLSKPLGATVIASQVSAGRVEWNTPIASLLPWFALSDEWVTRQLTIGDLYAHRSGLPDHAGDLLEDIGFDQRTILERLALLDLHPFRSHYAYTNFGLTAAAEGVAQAAGMDWATLSNDALYAPLGMAMTSSLHADFMARENRASSHIPSDGGYVVADLRQPDAQSPAGGASSSVTDMARWMAFILQGGRLNGEEFISYDALLPALSPQIVSAPSGMMDARAGMYGYGFNVGVQPSGRVAFSHSGAFALGAGTSVSMIPSLDIGIVVLTNAAPVGAAEAISATFLDEVQFGQSTRDWFAGFSPMMAQIMAPDGELVGVARPEDPDPSRPLASYTASYENAYFGALEVVVRDGALAMLLGPDREVEMLDHWDGDRFTYAPFSENSFYGSISQVTFGDFDVDHAGTVHIEALDNLGFGTFRH, encoded by the coding sequence ATGCTTAACAAAATGAGGTTGCCTGCCTGGTCCCGATTGGACGGGTTTGTGTCGCGCATCGGTGCTGCCTGTCTTTGTGCTTGGCCGATCGCGGCCCCAAGCTTATCGGCACAGACGGTTACGGTGTCGCCCGCGCAGTATTCGGCATTGCCGGTCCCGGAGGAACAAGTTGACCGAGCGATCGTCCGACTTGATGCCCTTGCGGAAGACATGCTGGAGCGCAGTGGTATTCCCGGTCTGGCCGTGGCGGTGGTATGGAATGGCGAGACTGTCTATTCACGCGGGTTTGGCCTGCGCCGTGTAGACGCGGACGTTGCGGTCGATGCCGACACGGTGTTTCTGCTGGCTTCGTTGTCGAAGCCACTGGGGGCTACCGTGATTGCCAGCCAAGTCTCTGCTGGCCGGGTGGAATGGAACACGCCGATCGCGTCGTTGCTTCCGTGGTTTGCGCTGTCGGATGAATGGGTGACCCGGCAACTGACCATCGGCGACCTCTACGCCCACAGATCCGGCCTGCCAGATCACGCCGGTGATCTTCTGGAGGATATCGGATTTGACCAGCGCACGATCCTTGAACGGCTGGCCTTATTAGATCTTCACCCCTTCCGGAGCCACTATGCTTATACGAATTTCGGATTGACCGCCGCCGCGGAGGGCGTTGCCCAGGCAGCAGGCATGGATTGGGCAACGTTGTCAAACGACGCCCTTTACGCACCGCTAGGGATGGCGATGACCAGTTCGCTTCACGCCGACTTCATGGCACGAGAAAACCGCGCGTCCAGTCACATTCCGAGCGATGGCGGCTATGTCGTTGCGGATCTTCGTCAGCCCGACGCCCAATCCCCGGCAGGCGGCGCCAGTTCCAGCGTCACCGATATGGCGCGGTGGATGGCTTTCATCTTGCAAGGCGGAAGGCTGAACGGCGAAGAATTCATTTCATACGACGCGCTGCTACCGGCTTTGTCGCCGCAGATCGTCTCGGCACCGTCGGGTATGATGGACGCCCGCGCGGGGATGTACGGCTATGGTTTCAACGTGGGCGTGCAACCTTCGGGCCGGGTTGCATTTAGCCATTCCGGTGCATTTGCGCTTGGCGCGGGAACGTCAGTGTCGATGATCCCGTCGCTGGATATCGGGATTGTCGTGTTGACCAACGCCGCACCGGTCGGGGCGGCGGAAGCGATCAGCGCAACCTTTCTGGACGAGGTGCAGTTTGGCCAATCGACCCGCGACTGGTTTGCGGGGTTCAGTCCGATGATGGCACAGATCATGGCACCTGACGGAGAGCTCGTCGGCGTTGCGCGTCCTGAAGACCCGGACCCGTCGCGCCCTCTCGCCTCCTACACCGCCTCGTACGAAAACGCTTATTTCGGCGCGTTGGAGGTTGTTGTCAGAGATGGCGCGCTTGCGATGCTGCTCGGTCCCGACCGAGAGGTCGAGATGCTGGACCATTGGGACGGCGACCGCTTTACATATGCGCCATTTAGCGAAAATTCCTTCTATGGATCGATTTCACAAGTGACCTTTGGTGACTTCGACGTCGATCACGCCGGAACGGTTCATATCGAAGCACTCGACAACCTAGGTTTTGGAACGTTCCGCCACTGA
- a CDS encoding ornithine cyclodeaminase: MTAPLPSELAFIRFVSVENMMKLVHDIGIETMLKDLARYIEDDFRRWEEFDKTPRVASHSAEGVIELMPTSDGEDYGFKYVNGHPSNTKAGLQTVTAFGLLARVDTGYPELLTEMTLLTALRTAATSAMVASHLAPKDSKTMALIGNGAQSEFQALAMRAICGVDTLRMYDIDPAATAKAVRNLEGKGFTLIPCTTAEDAVEGAQIITTCTADKQYATILTDNLVGDGQHINAIGGDCPGKTELHRDILTRADVFVEYPPQTRVEGEIQQMPEDFPVSEMWQVITGTAPGRVNDRQITLFDGVGFAIEDFSALRYLRDKLHDHPYFQELDIIADPDDPRDLFGMLTRAKPS, encoded by the coding sequence ATGACAGCCCCCCTCCCGTCCGAACTCGCCTTCATCCGTTTCGTCAGTGTCGAGAACATGATGAAACTGGTCCATGACATCGGCATCGAAACAATGCTCAAGGACCTCGCCCGCTATATCGAGGACGATTTCCGCCGTTGGGAGGAATTCGACAAGACCCCCCGCGTGGCAAGCCACTCGGCCGAGGGCGTGATTGAGCTGATGCCGACCTCCGACGGGGAAGACTACGGCTTCAAGTACGTCAACGGCCACCCCAGCAACACCAAGGCCGGGCTGCAAACGGTCACGGCGTTTGGCCTTCTGGCGCGCGTCGATACCGGCTACCCGGAGCTGCTGACCGAGATGACCCTGCTGACAGCCCTGCGCACGGCGGCGACCTCCGCCATGGTGGCCAGTCACCTCGCGCCCAAGGACAGCAAGACCATGGCGCTGATCGGCAACGGCGCGCAGTCCGAGTTCCAGGCGCTGGCAATGCGGGCGATCTGCGGCGTGGACACGCTGCGAATGTATGACATCGACCCGGCGGCGACAGCAAAGGCTGTGCGCAATCTGGAAGGAAAGGGCTTCACCCTGATCCCCTGCACCACGGCTGAGGACGCCGTGGAAGGCGCGCAGATCATCACCACCTGCACCGCCGACAAGCAATATGCCACGATCCTGACCGACAACCTCGTGGGCGACGGCCAACACATCAACGCCATCGGCGGCGATTGCCCCGGCAAGACCGAACTGCATCGCGATATCCTGACCCGCGCCGACGTCTTCGTGGAATACCCGCCGCAGACACGGGTTGAAGGTGAAATCCAGCAAATGCCCGAAGACTTCCCGGTGTCCGAGATGTGGCAGGTCATTACCGGCACGGCGCCGGGTCGCGTGAATGATCGCCAGATCACGTTGTTTGACGGTGTCGGCTTCGCGATCGAGGATTTCTCGGCCCTGCGTTACCTGCGCGACAAGCTGCACGACCATCCGTACTTTCAGGAGCTCGACATCATCGCCGACCCCGACGATCCGCGCGATCTGTTCGGCATGCTCACGCGCGCCAAGCCGTCCTGA
- a CDS encoding sugar ABC transporter ATP-binding protein: MQTATLSKVSKAYNGVPALNDVSLSLTGGRVHALMGENGAGKSTFIKLAAGVVPADSIELSKDGASLPLEGPQDAHVAGFRFIHQELNIVPQVSVAENILLGRILPKKLGLFVNWAHVRKTAQDALDKLGATHINVSTLAGDLPAGDKMLVKIAAALVTDEGEAGADIYVLDEPTAALTGAESEMLFNVIERLKQSGAAILYVSHRMDEVLRICDDVTVLRDGKHISTTEICNTSKEEIIHAMTGRDVKDSYPPRTSTIGDDTVAVAQGARTKRLSDLNFALRAGEILGVGGLAEAGQTELLRLFLGLETIVSGSFSFNGQSCPTSPSEAWSKDIAYIPRERRSEALMLDMSIRDNTLLPHYGANGFKAKKGKETARAQEMAQKVRLKYDGPGQPVGQLSGGNQQKVVFARALCGNPKLLLLEEPTRGVDVGAKFEIYQLVRGLSAAGCAVILTSTDLPEILGMCDRVLVLQDGQQAHLLDRGDMTAADLLTYFYSDDDAEGRSQ, encoded by the coding sequence ATGCAAACCGCTACTCTATCCAAGGTCTCAAAGGCCTATAACGGCGTTCCTGCCCTAAACGACGTATCATTATCCCTTACGGGTGGGCGCGTCCACGCGTTAATGGGCGAAAACGGGGCGGGCAAATCCACTTTCATTAAGCTCGCTGCGGGTGTTGTGCCTGCCGATAGTATCGAGTTGTCGAAGGATGGCGCATCATTGCCGCTGGAGGGGCCGCAAGACGCCCATGTTGCTGGATTTCGGTTCATTCATCAGGAGCTTAACATCGTTCCGCAGGTGTCCGTCGCAGAGAACATTTTGCTGGGTCGAATACTACCTAAGAAATTGGGCCTCTTCGTGAATTGGGCCCATGTCCGGAAAACAGCGCAAGACGCGTTGGATAAGCTTGGGGCGACGCATATCAACGTATCAACCTTGGCCGGTGATTTACCAGCTGGCGACAAAATGCTCGTCAAAATTGCAGCGGCTCTTGTCACCGACGAAGGCGAGGCAGGCGCAGATATCTACGTTTTGGACGAACCAACAGCGGCCTTAACAGGCGCTGAATCTGAAATGCTTTTCAACGTGATCGAACGCCTCAAGCAAAGTGGGGCTGCGATCCTGTATGTGTCGCATCGGATGGACGAGGTTCTGCGCATTTGCGACGACGTAACGGTTTTGCGGGACGGAAAGCACATCTCAACAACAGAAATCTGCAATACCTCTAAGGAGGAGATCATTCATGCGATGACAGGACGCGATGTCAAGGACAGCTACCCGCCCCGAACCAGTACAATCGGCGACGACACAGTTGCTGTTGCACAGGGGGCGAGAACCAAGCGTCTGTCAGATCTAAATTTTGCACTGCGAGCCGGAGAAATACTTGGCGTTGGCGGGCTTGCTGAAGCCGGTCAGACCGAGTTGCTGCGCCTCTTCCTTGGTCTTGAAACGATCGTTTCTGGATCATTTAGTTTTAACGGCCAGTCTTGTCCAACCTCACCGAGTGAGGCGTGGTCGAAAGATATCGCTTACATTCCACGCGAACGTCGTAGCGAAGCACTCATGCTTGATATGTCGATCCGCGACAACACGCTTCTGCCCCACTACGGTGCGAATGGATTTAAAGCCAAAAAGGGCAAAGAAACTGCAAGAGCCCAGGAAATGGCGCAGAAAGTACGCCTAAAATATGATGGCCCTGGCCAGCCTGTCGGGCAGCTATCTGGCGGCAATCAGCAAAAGGTTGTCTTTGCGCGCGCACTTTGTGGGAATCCGAAACTGCTGCTGTTAGAAGAACCGACGCGCGGTGTAGATGTTGGTGCTAAATTTGAGATTTATCAGCTTGTTCGCGGACTAAGCGCCGCCGGATGCGCGGTTATTCTGACCTCAACAGATTTGCCGGAAATCCTTGGCATGTGTGATCGGGTACTTGTCTTGCAAGACGGCCAACAGGCCCACCTTCTTGATCGCGGTGATATGACCGCTGCTGATCTCCTTACATATTTCTACAGTGATGACGACGCGGAAGGGCGCTCTCAATGA
- a CDS encoding IS6 family transposase, whose protein sequence is MTKRSPFRYFKTSPEIIRLAVMMYVRFPLSLRNVEDLLHERGVDVSHETVRYWWLKFGPMFAAEIRKRRIEGMKSSRWRWHLDEVFVKINGKQHYLWRAVDHEGEVLESYVTKKRDKKAALKFLRKAMRKHGQPEVFVTDKLRSYGAALKEIGGAERQETGRWVNNRAENSHLPFRRRERAMLRFRRMRSLQKFVSVHASVHNHFNQERHLYSRENFKQNRSAALSEWRGLCVG, encoded by the coding sequence ATGACCAAACGTTCCCCATTTCGATACTTCAAAACCAGCCCTGAGATCATCCGCCTGGCGGTGATGATGTATGTTCGCTTCCCGCTTTCGCTCCGGAACGTGGAGGATCTTTTGCACGAACGCGGCGTGGATGTGAGCCACGAAACGGTCCGATACTGGTGGCTGAAATTTGGCCCGATGTTTGCGGCTGAGATCCGAAAGCGGCGGATTGAGGGCATGAAATCCAGCCGCTGGCGCTGGCATTTGGACGAGGTCTTCGTGAAAATAAACGGCAAGCAGCACTACCTTTGGCGGGCTGTAGATCATGAGGGCGAAGTCCTCGAAAGCTACGTCACGAAGAAGCGGGACAAGAAAGCAGCGCTCAAATTTCTAAGGAAAGCAATGCGTAAGCATGGCCAGCCCGAGGTATTCGTCACGGACAAACTTCGATCCTACGGTGCTGCGCTGAAGGAAATCGGAGGCGCTGAACGGCAAGAGACGGGGCGTTGGGTTAACAATCGGGCGGAGAATTCGCATTTACCCTTTCGACGAAGAGAAAGGGCAATGCTGCGGTTCCGGCGGATGCGAAGTCTGCAGAAATTCGTCTCGGTTCATGCTTCTGTCCACAACCACTTCAACCAGGAACGCCACCTCTACTCGCGAGAAAACTTCAAGCAGAACCGCTCCGCTGCTCTGTCCGAGTGGCGTGGGCTTTGCGTCGGTTAA
- a CDS encoding IS6 family transposase, which produces MTKRSPFRYFKTNPEIIRLAVMYYVRFPLSLRNVEDLLHERGIDVSHETIRYWWQRFGPMFASEIRKRRSQGLKSSRWRWHLDEVFVRINGKQHYLWRAVDHEGEVLESYVTKKRDKKAALKFLRKALRKHGNPEALVTDKLRSYGAALKDLGGADRQETGRWINNRAENSHLPFRRRERAMLRFRRMRSLQKFASVHASVSNHFNQERHLYSRDNFKLNRTAALSEWRSLCAD; this is translated from the coding sequence ATGACCAAACGCAGCCCATTTCGCTATTTCAAAACGAACCCTGAGATTATTCGGTTGGCCGTGATGTACTACGTTCGTTTTCCGCTCTCGCTTCGCAACGTGGAAGACTTGCTCCATGAACGGGGCATCGATGTCAGTCATGAAACGATCCGATATTGGTGGCAGAGGTTCGGGCCGATGTTTGCATCAGAAATCCGAAAGCGCCGGAGCCAGGGTCTGAAATCAAGCCGCTGGCGTTGGCACCTGGACGAAGTATTCGTTCGGATAAATGGTAAGCAACACTACCTTTGGCGCGCTGTGGATCATGAAGGCGAAGTCCTGGAAAGTTACGTCACTAAGAAGCGTGACAAGAAGGCGGCACTGAAATTCCTAAGAAAAGCGTTGCGTAAGCACGGTAACCCCGAAGCTTTAGTGACCGATAAACTCCGATCTTACGGAGCGGCTCTTAAAGATCTAGGCGGCGCAGACCGGCAGGAAACCGGCCGGTGGATCAACAATCGAGCGGAGAATTCACACTTACCTTTCCGACGAAGAGAGCGTGCGATGCTTAGGTTCCGACGGATGCGAAGTTTGCAGAAATTCGCATCCGTCCATGCCTCTGTCAGCAACCATTTCAACCAGGAACGACACCTCTATTCCCGAGACAACTTCAAGCTCAACCGAACCGCTGCACTGTCCGAGTGGCGCTCTCTTTGTGCTGATTAA
- a CDS encoding Swt1 family HEPN domain-containing protein — MMMNNELRIAASDLANFLQEELPNLSDEWWKKHVVDRLSFQQQRIVDEEKISSLRELDLAALLRVLDQNWYDLSNNLAFPREARNWVKELQTVRNKWAHLAAEGAPASEVYRDADTLGRFLALIDAERSSIEAVQVVKDSALEVMANQKAAESAPVDTSANKIPEKPALGPTHLFNVGDVVTLRSDKNVQLPVLEVITGGPEVRYCVFQDGAKATYYESQLQAVAAEVSNRPSISIDEFRARLTALHLLSPSTANLFSLRSGRVNFVPYQYRPVLKLIKSDRPRLLVADEVGVGKTIEAGIVLKELRARMDISSVLVICPKALVAERKWQAEMKRFDENFTHLDGPLFRHCLRETDLEGYCHRKPA; from the coding sequence ATGATGATGAATAATGAACTGAGGATAGCGGCGTCTGATCTTGCGAATTTCCTGCAAGAAGAGCTCCCTAATCTCTCAGATGAATGGTGGAAAAAACATGTTGTCGACCGACTGAGCTTCCAGCAGCAGAGGATAGTTGACGAGGAAAAAATCTCCTCATTGCGCGAACTTGATCTTGCGGCTTTGTTGCGCGTGCTTGACCAGAATTGGTACGATCTTTCAAATAATCTTGCTTTCCCTCGAGAAGCCAGGAACTGGGTAAAAGAACTTCAAACGGTCCGAAACAAGTGGGCGCACTTAGCTGCTGAAGGGGCACCGGCGAGTGAGGTCTATCGCGACGCTGATACTCTAGGAAGGTTTCTTGCTCTGATCGACGCGGAACGTTCATCGATCGAGGCCGTTCAAGTTGTCAAAGATTCTGCTCTGGAAGTGATGGCCAATCAGAAAGCCGCTGAATCAGCGCCCGTGGATACGTCTGCGAACAAGATTCCTGAGAAGCCCGCTCTGGGACCTACCCACTTGTTCAACGTGGGTGACGTTGTCACACTCCGTTCCGACAAGAACGTCCAGCTTCCTGTACTTGAGGTCATCACCGGTGGTCCTGAAGTTCGGTACTGCGTCTTTCAGGATGGGGCGAAGGCGACCTATTACGAAAGTCAATTGCAGGCGGTCGCCGCTGAAGTCTCCAATCGACCCTCGATCTCTATTGATGAGTTTCGGGCGCGATTGACGGCGCTGCACCTGCTTTCGCCGTCAACCGCCAACCTTTTCTCTCTTCGCTCGGGTAGGGTCAACTTCGTTCCCTACCAGTACCGGCCCGTTCTCAAACTAATTAAGTCCGACCGACCCCGTCTGCTCGTCGCCGACGAGGTCGGCGTCGGTAAAACCATCGAAGCCGGTATAGTGCTGAAAGAGCTTCGCGCGCGGATGGACATCTCCTCCGTGCTTGTCATTTGTCCGAAGGCGCTGGTCGCCGAACGCAAATGGCAAGCAGAGATGAAGCGTTTCGACGAGAACTTCACACATCTCGACGGGCCGCTCTTTCGTCATTGTTTGCGCGAGACTGACTTGGAAGGGTATTGTCATAGGAAACCGGCTTGA